The sequence CATAAAGCCCCCTGTTCCCGGCCCGGCCCGAGCCGATCGGCACGCGGACGCACGGATGCGTGATGGAACGCACGGATGCGTGAGTGCACGAACGTGTGGATGCGCGGATGTGCGGATGTGCGCGAGGAAGCGCGCCTACGGAGCCGAGCTCAACGCAGGCGCACGGGGAATGTCACAGGGAACCCATGCACATCACGGTAGGAGGAGGGCCGTGCGGCCGCAAGCCATTTTCCCGGGCGGCCGGGGCGCCGTTCACGGTGCCGGTGTGCCGTTCGGGCGGGACGGGCCGCCCAGGCGGACCGGGACGCCGGGGGAGTACAGCACGCTGACCGGGGCCTCGCGCGGGGCGGGCAGGCCGGCCGCCTCGATCAGGTTCTCCTCGCAGCCGAGCAGCTCCGCGCGGTGCAGGGGCCAGCGGGGGTGGTCGTTGCGCAGGTAGGACGTGCGGCCGAGGAGGGTGTGGTGCAGGCCCCAGCGCGCGGTGAGGAAGTGCTCCAACTCCGTGGGGTCGCCGACGCGTTCGCCGGGGCGCACGGTGATGCGGCTGTACGCGCCGCGCGGGCCGGGCGCGCGGCGCGTGCTGGTGTACGCGATCGTGCCGCCGGTGGCCTCCACCCGCATCCGGGACCACACGTACGGCAGGCGGAAGGCGAGCCGGCCCATTGCCGCGGGGAGCAGCCGGGACGCGTCCAGCGAGCGGAAGACGACCCCGCGCCGCCCCTGTCCGTCGACCGAGTACAGGCGGACGTTCGTCTCGGGGAACGAGCCGAGATAGGGCACCCCGGGGAGCCCCAGCCACCCCACCCGGTGCATCCGGAAGGCCACCAGACCCACGTACGTGACGCCGTCGAACGTGTCGGGCACCGTCCCCGCGGGCAGCAGACCCGCCACCGCGTCGGGCTCCACGGCCCAGTGGACGAAGCAGAGGTCGAGCCACTGCTGCGTGAGGAGCGGGCGGTGCAGGACGCCGGGGGCGTCGGGGGTCAGGGGCTCGGGTGTCGTCACGGGCCAAGCGTGGCACGGCCGTCCGGCGCGCCGGCCACGGCGTCCCGGCCCGCGGCCGACAGCTCGGCGGCCAGGTCCGCGTCGCGCATCCCGGGCAGGGCGTACCCCTCGGCCTCGTCCCACGGCACGTCGAGGTCGTCCATGTGCACGCGCCAGTCGGCGTCGGGCAGGGCGCGGCGCAACTCCGTGACCGAGTCCAGCACATGCGCGATCACCGGCAGCAGGCGGCCCGGGTCGAACGGCATCTTGGTGGAGCCGTCGAGGACCTGCCCCGGCTCCGCCGTCCGCGGGTCGTACACGTAGAGGCTCTCCTCGTCCTCGTACGGGAACGACGTCCGGTGCGCGGCGACGACGCGTGCGACGGCGGCCGACTCGGAATCGGTCAGCGGGGTCGCACGGCGCGCGGTGTAGTAGAGGGAGACGCTCATGCAGGGAGCGTACGGCCGGGGTACGACAACGGCTGCCCGTCGTCCGGCGAATACGGTGTACCGGGCGGGGAAGCCGAGCAGAAGAGGAGAGGCAGGGGCACACCGCACCGTCCCCCGCGCCGCGCCCGCCTCCTACGCCCCGGAGCCGCCACCGTGTCCAGCAAGTCCAGCGGCCCCACCGCCGACACCCCGCCCCACCCGGACGGCGCGTATCCGGACGGAACGCGTCCGGACGGAACGCAACCGCATGGAACGCGTCCGGACGGAACGCGCCCCGACAGCGAGCACTCCGACAGCGCACCCGAAGCCGCCCCCCGCCCCGCGTCCGCCCGCACCCGCACGCACCCCACGCGGATCTGGCCGATCGCGTTGCGCCGGACGCCGCTCTCGCTCTGGAACGACGACATCTCGGACTGGGCGGCGGCCCTCACGTACTACGCCATCCTCGCCCTGCTCCCCGCGCTCCTGGTGACCGTGTCCGTCATCGGGCTCGCCAACCCCGGCGCGACGGGCGCGCTGATCGCCGACATCACCGCCTTCGCCCCCGCCGAGTCCGCCGCCGCGCTGCGGCAGCCGCTGGAGGCCGCCACCCAGCAGCGCACCGCCGTCTGGCTGCTGGTGGGGACCGGGACGGTCAGCGCGGTGTGGTCCGCTTCCAGCTATCTGGCGGTGTTCCGGCGGGCGCAGCACGCGATGCACGGCGCGAAGGACACCCGGCCCGCCCTGCGCAAGGCGCACATCATCGTCGCGTCCGCGATCGGACTGCTGCTGCTGATGATGACCAGCGCGTTCGCCCTCGTACTCACCGGGCCGCTGGCTCGCTGGCTCGGGCACCGGCTGGGCCTGGCACATGTGGGCGACGCGTTGTGGGCGGGGCTGAAGTGGCCGCTGCTGCTCTGTCTGGTCGCCGCTCTGATCACGGTCCTCTTCCGGACCGGCCCGGAACCGGCGCGCGGGGCCCGCCGGGCGCTGCCCGGCGGGGTGCTGGCGGCGCTGCTGTGGCTGATCGCCTCGGCGGGGTTCGCGGTGTACGCCACGTACATCGGCTCCTACAGCCGGCTGTACGGCTCACTGGCGGGGCTCGTGGTGTTCCTGATCTGGGTGTGGCTCACCAACCTGGCGCTGCTGGCCGGTGCCCAGTTCAACGTCGAGTTGGACCGGGCCCGGCGCGGCCCCCGCTGATCAGTCGCCGGTCGTGCCGTCGACGATCTCCCGGATGATGTCGATGTGCCCGTTGTGCCGGGCGGTCTCCTCGATGAGGTGCAGGACGATCCAGCGCAGATCGGGGTGGCGGCCGTTGCTGCGCGGGCGCTGCGCCGGGGTGTCCAGGTCGTGGGACGCGACGAGCTCCCGGTAGCGGGCGCTCTGCTCCTCGTACTCCCTCAGCACATCGGCGAGCGGCATGTCGACGGCGATCCGCATC comes from Streptomyces sp. Mut1 and encodes:
- a CDS encoding YihY/virulence factor BrkB family protein, whose amino-acid sequence is MWPIALRRTPLSLWNDDISDWAAALTYYAILALLPALLVTVSVIGLANPGATGALIADITAFAPAESAAALRQPLEAATQQRTAVWLLVGTGTVSAVWSASSYLAVFRRAQHAMHGAKDTRPALRKAHIIVASAIGLLLLMMTSAFALVLTGPLARWLGHRLGLAHVGDALWAGLKWPLLLCLVAALITVLFRTGPEPARGARRALPGGVLAALLWLIASAGFAVYATYIGSYSRLYGSLAGLVVFLIWVWLTNLALLAGAQFNVELDRARRGPR
- a CDS encoding YqjF family protein: MTTPEPLTPDAPGVLHRPLLTQQWLDLCFVHWAVEPDAVAGLLPAGTVPDTFDGVTYVGLVAFRMHRVGWLGLPGVPYLGSFPETNVRLYSVDGQGRRGVVFRSLDASRLLPAAMGRLAFRLPYVWSRMRVEATGGTIAYTSTRRAPGPRGAYSRITVRPGERVGDPTELEHFLTARWGLHHTLLGRTSYLRNDHPRWPLHRAELLGCEENLIEAAGLPAPREAPVSVLYSPGVPVRLGGPSRPNGTPAP